The following are from one region of the Ktedonobacterales bacterium genome:
- a CDS encoding VOC family protein produces the protein MIDAVATICVFVTDQDKAKAFYLEKLGFELRQDQPMGPDSRWVAVAPPGARTEVILYKLDENWEHYRQVMGKSQALTFNVTDMAALHADLKARGVRITQEPDVQPWGTFMMILDQDDNALLLVEQPK, from the coding sequence ATGATTGACGCGGTTGCTACGATTTGCGTCTTCGTCACCGACCAGGACAAAGCCAAAGCGTTTTATCTGGAGAAGCTGGGCTTTGAGCTGCGGCAAGATCAGCCGATGGGGCCAGATTCGCGCTGGGTGGCCGTCGCCCCGCCAGGAGCGCGCACCGAAGTCATTCTGTACAAGCTCGACGAAAATTGGGAGCATTATCGTCAGGTCATGGGGAAGTCGCAGGCGCTCACCTTCAATGTCACCGACATGGCGGCGCTGCACGCGGACCTCAAAGCCAGGGGCGTGCGCATCACCCAGGAACCCGATGTGCAGCCCTGGGGTACGTTCATGATGATCCTCGATCAGGATGACAACGCGCTACTGCTGGTCGAACAGCCCAAATAG
- a CDS encoding choline dehydrogenase, giving the protein MYDYVIVGAGSAGCVLASRLTEDPNVSVLLLEAGGPDKKKEVHIPAAFSKLFKTPLDWNYETEPQPHMKDRKMYWPRGKMLGGSSSMNAMMYIRGNRHDYDEWGESGNPGWAFADVLPYFKKAEHYERGGTDYVGGAGPLNVAELRFVNPITRACLEAAVAAGLPRTDDFNGRTQEGVGVTLVTQKGGARHSTAVAYLRAAMKRPNLTVQTEAHAARVLMDGKRAVGVSYLRGGSLVEARANREVILSGGAINSPQLLLLSGIGPAARLKTLGIEVVADLPGVGQNLQDHLASGILYHSKQPITLASAEKPGNIINYLLFKKGPLTSNVAEGVAFLKTKPDLLAPDIELIFAPSFFLEHGFANPPGHGFTIGVVLLHPESTGSLMLRSTNPTDPPAIQPNYLASENDVKVMIEGLRWARKIAQSKALDDYRGDEFMPGADVQSDADLTEFLRTRAETLYHPVGTCKMGEDPQAVVDPELRVRGVEGLRVVDASVMPTIISGHTNAPSIMIAEKAADLIKARATAAAGAGKTTQSASD; this is encoded by the coding sequence ATGTACGACTATGTGATTGTCGGCGCCGGGTCTGCGGGCTGTGTCTTAGCCAGCCGACTGACCGAAGACCCCAACGTTTCCGTTCTCTTGCTTGAAGCTGGTGGGCCAGATAAGAAGAAAGAAGTACACATCCCCGCCGCGTTCTCCAAGCTCTTCAAGACACCCCTCGATTGGAACTACGAAACGGAACCGCAGCCCCATATGAAGGACCGCAAGATGTACTGGCCGCGCGGCAAGATGCTGGGTGGGTCAAGCTCCATGAACGCCATGATGTACATTCGCGGAAATCGCCACGATTATGACGAGTGGGGCGAATCAGGGAATCCGGGCTGGGCCTTTGCTGATGTCTTGCCCTATTTCAAGAAAGCCGAGCATTATGAGCGCGGCGGAACAGACTACGTAGGCGGCGCTGGCCCGCTGAACGTGGCCGAACTGCGCTTCGTCAACCCGATCACCAGGGCTTGCCTGGAGGCTGCTGTCGCTGCTGGCTTGCCGCGTACCGACGATTTCAACGGCAGAACCCAGGAGGGCGTGGGTGTCACGCTGGTGACACAGAAGGGCGGGGCGCGCCACAGCACAGCGGTGGCCTATCTGCGGGCTGCCATGAAACGCCCCAACCTGACTGTACAGACCGAAGCGCACGCCGCAAGGGTGCTGATGGATGGCAAGCGTGCTGTCGGCGTCAGCTATTTGCGCGGCGGCTCGCTGGTGGAGGCGCGCGCGAATCGAGAGGTGATTCTGTCGGGCGGCGCGATCAACTCGCCACAACTGCTGCTGCTGTCGGGCATCGGACCCGCCGCGCGCCTGAAGACGCTGGGCATTGAAGTGGTTGCTGATCTGCCTGGCGTCGGCCAAAATCTGCAAGATCATCTCGCCAGCGGCATCCTCTATCACTCGAAGCAGCCAATCACGCTTGCCAGCGCAGAGAAGCCGGGCAATATTATCAATTATCTGCTCTTTAAGAAAGGGCCGCTGACCTCCAACGTGGCTGAGGGCGTTGCTTTCCTCAAAACCAAACCCGATCTGCTGGCCCCCGATATTGAACTGATCTTCGCCCCTTCCTTCTTTCTGGAGCATGGCTTCGCCAATCCGCCGGGGCATGGCTTCACGATTGGCGTCGTCTTACTGCATCCCGAAAGCACGGGCAGCCTGATGCTGCGGTCCACCAACCCGACGGACCCGCCCGCCATTCAGCCCAACTATCTTGCCAGCGAAAACGATGTCAAGGTGATGATTGAGGGCTTGCGCTGGGCGCGCAAGATCGCCCAGTCCAAAGCACTGGACGACTATCGGGGCGACGAGTTTATGCCGGGCGCGGACGTGCAAAGCGACGCGGACCTGACCGAGTTCCTGCGCACGCGCGCCGAGACGCTCTATCATCCGGTTGGCACCTGCAAGATGGGCGAAGACCCGCAGGCCGTCGTTGACCCCGAACTGCGCGTGCGCGGCGTGGAAGGGCTGCGCGTGGTGGACGCTTCGGTGATGCCGACGATCATCAGCGGCCATACCAACGCGCCATCAATTATGATCGCCGAAAAAGCCGCCGATCTCATCAAAGCGCGCGCCACTGCGGCTGCTGGAGCCGGAAAGACGACGCAATCCGCCAGCGACTAG
- a CDS encoding MFS transporter, translating to MSASNYQAVLRSPSFLQLWSAQFLGQLGQNIVNFALIVLVNVQTGSTLAGGLLVILFSIPAILLGPLPGIVVDRVGRWWVLWLANLLRTLLGLGVGLALAFVYGGATHGASSGGLVALLYFFSLSLSLSTRFYLPAEATAIPSLVGLRGLTHGLSLFGVTFVVAQALGLIVLGPLLFQAFGWPALFYVCAGGFGLATLLSLLLPPRRLGVAHYGEGEEVELVDGAQHEALLATLEAQNERRSLWQQLKEGWQPIAQDSQMLAAVVRLSLAGVVIALVSELAPNFVVQVLRRPAEDISLVLAPAGVALVIGAILAPRLANRLGQLRLAGLGVDAVTLAVVMLALNRPLGDFLHVPNGLIIVLAVGEASLLGFALNLISIPCQAIMQERVLPRLRGNIVAFQQALFNLAAVPILVVIGLLADDVGISYALLAVAAGSLLAARLHVREKRGPREPIGAPASAGEPTDSLAH from the coding sequence GTGTCTGCAAGTAACTATCAAGCTGTTCTGCGCAGCCCTTCTTTTTTGCAGTTGTGGAGCGCGCAGTTTCTAGGACAGCTCGGCCAGAATATCGTGAACTTTGCGCTGATCGTGCTGGTCAATGTGCAGACCGGCTCTACGCTTGCGGGTGGGCTGCTGGTCATTTTGTTTAGCATTCCGGCGATTCTGTTGGGGCCGCTGCCAGGGATTGTCGTGGACCGCGTGGGCCGCTGGTGGGTTCTGTGGCTGGCGAATTTGCTGCGCACGCTGCTGGGGCTGGGCGTGGGCCTGGCGCTGGCGTTCGTCTATGGCGGGGCGACGCATGGAGCCAGCAGCGGTGGGCTGGTGGCGCTGCTCTATTTCTTTTCGCTGAGCCTTTCGCTTTCGACGCGCTTCTATCTGCCAGCAGAGGCGACGGCCATCCCTAGCCTGGTGGGTTTGCGCGGTCTGACGCATGGCCTGTCGCTGTTTGGTGTGACGTTTGTGGTGGCGCAGGCGCTGGGGCTGATTGTGCTGGGGCCGCTGCTGTTTCAGGCTTTTGGCTGGCCCGCGCTCTTTTACGTCTGCGCGGGCGGCTTTGGTCTGGCGACGCTGCTGAGCCTGCTGTTGCCGCCGCGTCGGTTGGGTGTGGCGCATTATGGCGAGGGAGAAGAGGTGGAGCTTGTGGATGGGGCGCAGCATGAGGCGCTGCTGGCGACGCTGGAGGCGCAGAACGAGCGCCGCAGCTTGTGGCAGCAGTTGAAGGAGGGCTGGCAGCCCATCGCGCAGGACAGCCAGATGCTGGCAGCGGTGGTGCGCCTTTCGCTGGCGGGCGTGGTGATCGCGCTGGTGAGCGAGTTAGCGCCTAATTTTGTGGTGCAGGTGCTGCGCCGTCCGGCAGAAGACATCTCGCTTGTGCTGGCTCCGGCGGGGGTGGCGCTGGTTATCGGGGCGATTCTGGCTCCGCGACTTGCCAACAGGCTGGGTCAGCTTCGCCTGGCAGGGCTGGGTGTGGATGCGGTGACGCTGGCGGTAGTGATGCTGGCGCTGAATCGGCCCCTGGGTGATTTCTTGCATGTGCCCAATGGCCTCATTATTGTGCTGGCGGTTGGCGAGGCGTCGCTCCTGGGCTTTGCGCTCAACCTGATCTCTATTCCCTGCCAGGCGATTATGCAAGAGCGGGTTTTGCCGCGTCTGCGCGGAAACATTGTCGCGTTCCAGCAGGCGCTCTTTAATCTGGCGGCGGTTCCGATCCTGGTGGTGATTGGTCTGCTGGCGGATGACGTGGGCATCTCCTACGCGCTGCTGGCGGTGGCGGCTGGCTCTTTGCTGGCGGCGCGGCTGCATGTGCGCGAAAAGCGCGGCCCCAGGGAGCCGATAGGCGCGCCAGCCTCGGCGGGTGAACCCACTGATAGCCTGGCGCATTGA
- a CDS encoding class I SAM-dependent methyltransferase has product MEGMEREQARSASYLKMLLAMLQDQGVEITSTCRILDFGCGEGQAVYALRKRGLQSFGVDIVPRHDAIQKRLQEESLIQENETVFGTMDLTSYRIPFEDNAFDVVISWQVFEHVQNWPQALAEIKRVLKPGGAGLHVLPAKYRPVEGHVFVPLASVIRAYPYLAFWAVLGVRNSFQQGMSWKEVAKKNWEYLRKHTIYLSKAEVRRYVTAEFGAMSFLEGSYIRHHHKSKVWRISSLTRVLPFIPWLVRTFHMDVVFFTKPPGD; this is encoded by the coding sequence ATGGAAGGCATGGAAAGAGAGCAAGCTCGCTCGGCCTCTTATCTAAAGATGCTGCTCGCTATGCTACAGGATCAAGGCGTAGAGATAACATCCACTTGCAGGATTCTTGATTTCGGATGTGGAGAAGGCCAGGCGGTATACGCCTTGCGGAAGCGCGGGTTACAGAGCTTTGGAGTGGATATTGTCCCGCGCCACGATGCCATTCAAAAGCGTTTGCAAGAAGAGAGTCTCATTCAAGAGAATGAAACCGTATTTGGCACGATGGACCTGACCAGCTATCGCATCCCCTTCGAGGACAACGCCTTTGACGTGGTAATAAGCTGGCAGGTTTTCGAACATGTTCAGAACTGGCCGCAAGCGCTTGCGGAGATAAAAAGAGTGCTAAAACCCGGCGGAGCGGGTCTTCACGTCCTCCCCGCGAAGTATCGGCCCGTAGAAGGCCATGTGTTTGTGCCACTCGCCTCAGTCATCCGAGCATATCCTTACCTGGCATTTTGGGCCGTACTGGGGGTAAGAAACTCGTTCCAACAGGGCATGAGTTGGAAGGAAGTGGCTAAGAAAAACTGGGAGTATCTCAGGAAACACACGATCTATTTGTCTAAGGCCGAGGTCCGAAGGTATGTTACAGCCGAGTTTGGGGCCATGTCATTTTTAGAGGGGAGCTATATCAGGCATCACCACAAGTCCAAAGTCTGGCGCATCTCCTCACTCACCAGAGTGCTTCCCTTTATTCCCTGGTTGGTTCGTACCTTCCACATGGATGTTGTCTTCTTCACAAAACCGCCAGGTGATTGA
- a CDS encoding Clp protease N-terminal domain-containing protein: MEPLLTSDEVAAYLRVDVVTIRRLVNRGELPAYRIGGEYRFMKEELEAYLKGQRVAGEGEGRGDPVDALAQLVRKFFAGGKLPIDADFERRFTRRAFNVLQLAQEEAQRLNHHYMGTEHLLLGLVREGGGVGAQVLESLGIQLGAVRSEVEVLIKRGERPSEKWRGMTQRVNKVLWQAVEEASRLNHQFIGTEHLLLGLLDEGEGIGVQVLKRLGVDLEVVREKTIELVRARHEETPPALLEGEASPVSEGEEALTCARCGARSPAYFQYCFRCGVTLAQDN, encoded by the coding sequence GTGGAACCGTTATTGACTTCGGATGAGGTTGCAGCTTACCTGCGGGTGGATGTTGTGACGATCAGGCGGCTGGTGAATCGCGGGGAACTGCCGGCGTACCGCATTGGGGGCGAATATCGTTTTATGAAGGAAGAACTGGAGGCGTATCTGAAGGGGCAGCGCGTGGCTGGCGAGGGAGAAGGGCGCGGCGATCCGGTGGATGCGCTGGCGCAGCTTGTGCGCAAGTTCTTTGCTGGCGGCAAGCTGCCCATTGATGCTGACTTCGAGCGACGATTCACCAGGCGGGCGTTCAATGTGCTGCAACTGGCTCAGGAAGAGGCCCAACGTCTCAACCACCATTACATGGGGACAGAGCATCTGCTGCTGGGGCTGGTACGCGAAGGGGGGGGCGTTGGGGCGCAGGTGTTGGAAAGCCTGGGCATTCAACTGGGCGCGGTACGCAGCGAGGTTGAAGTTCTTATCAAGCGCGGCGAACGTCCGTCAGAAAAATGGCGTGGTATGACCCAGCGCGTCAATAAGGTTCTCTGGCAGGCGGTTGAGGAGGCGTCGCGTCTGAACCATCAATTCATTGGCACAGAGCATCTGCTGCTGGGGCTGCTTGACGAGGGCGAGGGCATTGGCGTGCAGGTGTTGAAAAGGCTGGGGGTGGACCTGGAGGTGGTGCGAGAGAAGACTATCGAGTTGGTCAGGGCCAGGCATGAGGAGACTCCGCCAGCCTTGCTGGAGGGGGAGGCGTCGCCGGTATCTGAGGGCGAGGAGGCGCTGACCTGTGCGCGTTGTGGGGCGCGCAGCCCGGCCTATTTCCAGTATTGCTTTCGCTGCGGCGTAACACTGGCCCAAGACAATTAG
- a CDS encoding phosphoribosylanthranilate isomerase, with translation MEPTSKPKVKICCIGSVAEARLAIRYGASAVGLVSEMPSGPGVIAEEDIARIAGAVPPPILSVLLTSKQDTASIIAQQRRCGVSAIQIVDRLITGNHRDLRSALPGIRLIQVIHVCGEESFEEALAVAPQVDALLLDSGNQSLAIKELGGTGRVHDWRISRAIREAVDVPVFLAGGLNAENISDAVNLVSPFAIDLCSGVRTNGALDETKLARLFARLAQP, from the coding sequence GTGGAACCAACCAGCAAACCCAAAGTCAAAATATGTTGTATCGGCAGCGTGGCCGAAGCGCGGCTGGCAATCCGTTATGGCGCGTCGGCGGTGGGCCTGGTCTCGGAAATGCCCAGCGGCCCTGGCGTCATCGCAGAAGAGGATATTGCCCGCATCGCAGGCGCCGTTCCGCCGCCGATCCTCTCCGTGCTGCTCACCAGCAAACAGGACACCGCCTCGATCATCGCGCAGCAGCGGCGCTGCGGCGTCAGCGCCATTCAGATCGTTGATCGCCTCATCACCGGCAACCATCGTGACCTGCGCTCGGCCCTGCCAGGCATCCGGCTCATCCAGGTCATCCACGTATGCGGCGAAGAATCGTTCGAGGAAGCCCTGGCCGTTGCGCCGCAGGTTGACGCCCTCTTACTCGATTCGGGCAATCAATCGCTGGCGATCAAAGAGCTTGGCGGCACAGGCCGTGTCCACGACTGGCGAATCAGCCGCGCCATTCGAGAAGCGGTAGATGTTCCCGTCTTTCTGGCTGGCGGGCTAAACGCCGAAAACATCAGCGATGCCGTCAACCTGGTTAGCCCCTTCGCCATTGACCTGTGCAGCGGGGTACGCACCAACGGCGCGCTCGACGAAACAAAGCTGGCGAGGCTCTTCGCGCGCCTCGCCCAGCCGTGA
- a CDS encoding carboxymuconolactone decarboxylase family protein, with product MARIEPLPPEEMDAAALAALAEMQERRSEMTTLLATMARRPALMKTLAAHVAAVFETGSVEPRLKEMLAVRVSQINDCGY from the coding sequence ATGGCGCGCATTGAGCCGCTGCCGCCAGAGGAGATGGACGCGGCGGCGCTGGCGGCGCTGGCGGAGATGCAGGAGCGGCGCAGCGAGATGACGACGCTGCTGGCGACGATGGCGCGTCGCCCGGCGCTGATGAAGACGCTGGCGGCGCATGTGGCGGCGGTTTTTGAGACGGGCAGCGTGGAGCCGCGCCTGAAGGAGATGCTGGCGGTGCGGGTTTCGCAGATTAACGACTGTGGCTACTGA